The bacterium genome includes a window with the following:
- a CDS encoding glycosyltransferase family 2 protein, protein MKNNMNISIVIPAYNEKENIEEVISNSIEVLSAIANKYEVILVDDGSVDGTYEVAEDLVQRNPDCVRVLRHNTNQGYGAALKTGFSVVRYEYIFYTDADNQFDMFELKDFLPMMKRYDLAVGYRVKRKDSPVRIFLSWGYNWLVFFLFQIKVRDVDCAFKLFHRYVLESITIECNDFFVDTEIIAKAGKAGFRIGERGVCHFPRKRGKTTVRLSHIPETLKTVFKMRKRLNMERKTKNSKE, encoded by the coding sequence ATGAAAAATAATATGAATATTTCAATTGTAATTCCGGCATACAATGAGAAAGAAAACATTGAAGAAGTTATCTCAAATTCTATTGAAGTTCTTTCTGCTATAGCAAACAAATATGAAGTTATTCTGGTAGATGATGGGAGTGTTGATGGTACCTACGAGGTTGCTGAAGACTTAGTGCAACGCAACCCTGACTGTGTTAGAGTTTTGCGGCATAATACAAACCAAGGGTATGGAGCTGCACTTAAAACAGGGTTCTCAGTGGTAAGATATGAGTACATTTTTTATACAGATGCTGATAATCAATTTGATATGTTTGAACTTAAAGATTTTCTTCCAATGATGAAAAGATATGACCTTGCAGTTGGGTACAGGGTTAAGCGCAAAGATTCTCCTGTACGAATCTTTTTATCATGGGGTTACAACTGGCTAGTTTTTTTCTTATTTCAAATAAAGGTAAGAGACGTGGATTGTGCTTTCAAACTATTTCACAGATATGTATTGGAGAGTATCACAATAGAATGTAATGACTTCTTTGTAGATACAGAAATTATTGCTAAAGCGGGGAAGGCGGGTTTTCGCATTGGAGAAAGAGGCGTTTGCCACTTTCCTCGAAAGCGAGGCAAAACAACGGTTCGGCTCAGCCATATACCAGAAACTCTCAAAACTGTTTTCAAGATGCGTAAGCGTTTGAATATGGAGAGAAAAACAAAGAATAGTAAAGAATAG
- a CDS encoding glycosyltransferase family 2 protein: MDISIIIPAYNESERILPTLEKIDRYMEKEYDSFEIIIVDDGSKDDTVEILEKFIKKYSKMLLLKHKVNSGKGAAIKTGVMASKGELILFSDADLSTPIEELKKLNKAISDGYDISIASRGLKDSNIVIPQPFHRRLAGKIFPLLVRLIVLKDFRDTQCGFKLFTKEAGLFLFSNLQTESFAFDVEILYRAVKNNLKVKEVPVKWINSDVSKVNIFTDPIKMFISLFKIRKIST; encoded by the coding sequence ATGGATATCTCGATTATAATACCAGCATATAATGAATCAGAACGTATTTTACCTACCTTAGAAAAGATAGATAGGTATATGGAAAAAGAGTACGATAGTTTTGAAATAATTATTGTTGATGACGGTAGTAAAGATGATACTGTTGAAATACTTGAGAAGTTTATAAAAAAATACTCTAAGATGTTACTCTTAAAACATAAGGTTAATTCTGGCAAAGGTGCAGCTATTAAAACAGGAGTGATGGCTTCTAAAGGAGAACTTATTCTTTTTTCTGATGCTGATTTATCAACACCTATTGAAGAGTTAAAAAAACTTAATAAAGCAATTTCTGATGGTTATGATATATCTATTGCTTCAAGAGGTTTAAAGGATTCTAACATTGTTATCCCTCAACCTTTTCATAGACGATTGGCTGGTAAGATTTTTCCTTTATTAGTAAGATTGATAGTTTTGAAAGATTTTAGGGATACCCAATGTGGTTTCAAACTGTTTACTAAAGAAGCTGGGCTTTTTTTATTCTCAAATCTGCAGACCGAAAGTTTTGCTTTTGATGTCGAAATACTTTATAGAGCGGTAAAAAATAATTTAAAGGTAAAAGAGGTACCTGTTAAATGGATAAACTCAGATGTATCAAAAGTAAATATTTTTACCGACCCAATAAAAATGTTTATCTCTCTTTTTAAGATAAGGAAAATATCTACTTGA
- a CDS encoding glycosyltransferase family 2 protein → MKLTVIIPARDEEDVIEETINGLIPIVKNLETEILVVNDHSIDKTSKIVEDIGKKHSFVKKIDNHRESGFANALKSGFESATGKFVVPFMADSCDDPLTLPKMLEKTDKGFDLICGSRYIRGGKKIGGPLVQGFFSRIVGLSLNIFTGIPTKDVGNAYKMYRRDLLLSFPLKQKGFAISMEACVNFFLSGYKICDVPTVWTGRKKGKSKFKLSKTLPYAQLYFYTIWKKWISRL, encoded by the coding sequence ATGAAACTAACAGTTATCATACCAGCAAGAGACGAAGAAGATGTTATTGAAGAGACAATAAACGGGTTGATACCCATAGTTAAAAACCTTGAAACTGAAATACTTGTTGTCAATGACCACTCTATAGATAAGACATCTAAAATTGTTGAAGATATTGGTAAAAAACATTCTTTTGTAAAAAAGATAGATAACCATAGAGAATCTGGTTTTGCCAATGCTCTAAAATCTGGTTTTGAAAGTGCTACTGGTAAATTTGTAGTACCATTTATGGCTGATAGTTGTGATGACCCTTTAACTTTACCTAAAATGCTTGAAAAAACAGATAAAGGGTTTGATTTAATATGTGGCTCACGTTATATCAGGGGTGGAAAAAAAATAGGTGGTCCTCTTGTCCAAGGTTTTTTTTCAAGGATTGTAGGGTTATCTCTAAATATTTTTACTGGTATACCTACCAAAGATGTAGGTAACGCTTATAAAATGTATAGAAGAGATCTACTCCTCTCATTTCCGCTTAAACAGAAAGGGTTTGCGATTTCTATGGAAGCATGTGTGAATTTTTTTCTTTCAGGGTACAAAATTTGTGATGTACCTACTGTTTGGACTGGTAGAAAAAAAGGTAAATCAAAATTTAAACTCTCTAAAACACTTCCTTACGCTCAACTATATTTTTATACAATATGGAAAAAATGGATATCTCGATTATAA
- a CDS encoding NAD-dependent epimerase/dehydratase family protein codes for MKRVLVTGGLGFIGSYVVDKLVKKGYKTTVFDNLEKQVHPNGLPEYYNIGAKFVRGDVRNKNVFKEVVQNCDYIIHLAAAVGVGQSQYQISKYVDANIRGTANLLDILVNEKHTVKKFVVASSMSIYGEGLYTCSSCGIVKPPLREFYGSKITSWEPVCPTCNGTLKPIPTTEDTPLVSNSIYAISKKEQEEMSILIGKTYGIPVTALRFFNVYGPRQSLSNPYTGVAAIFLSRIKNNNPPVIYEDGLQTRDFIWVEDIVDACILSMEKEDANYQIYNVGSGKPVSIAGIAQLLIKLLKVKDLKPEITFKFRKGDVRHCYADTTKIKKDIGFVPKVSFEEGLKRLIDWSKTAKSEDKFIKASNELKKRGLI; via the coding sequence GTGAAAAGAGTTCTTGTTACTGGTGGTTTGGGTTTTATAGGAAGTTATGTTGTTGATAAACTTGTTAAAAAAGGGTATAAAACAACGGTTTTTGATAACCTTGAAAAACAGGTCCACCCTAATGGTCTGCCTGAATATTACAATATAGGTGCAAAATTTGTTAGAGGAGATGTAAGAAACAAAAATGTTTTTAAAGAAGTTGTTCAGAATTGTGATTATATAATCCATCTGGCAGCTGCTGTTGGGGTGGGTCAATCTCAGTATCAGATATCAAAATATGTTGACGCCAACATTAGAGGTACTGCAAATCTTTTGGATATTCTTGTTAATGAAAAACATACAGTAAAAAAATTTGTTGTTGCTTCATCAATGAGTATCTACGGTGAAGGGCTCTATACTTGCTCAAGTTGCGGGATAGTTAAACCGCCTTTACGAGAGTTTTATGGCTCAAAAATCACTTCTTGGGAACCAGTGTGTCCTACCTGTAACGGAACCTTAAAACCAATACCTACAACAGAAGATACCCCTCTTGTTTCTAACTCTATATATGCCATTAGCAAAAAAGAGCAAGAAGAAATGTCCATACTTATAGGTAAGACTTATGGTATACCTGTTACAGCACTAAGATTTTTTAATGTTTATGGTCCAAGACAATCATTATCTAACCCTTATACAGGGGTTGCGGCAATATTTTTAAGCAGAATAAAGAATAACAATCCGCCAGTTATATATGAGGATGGGCTTCAAACGAGAGATTTTATTTGGGTAGAGGATATTGTTGATGCATGTATTTTATCTATGGAAAAAGAAGATGCGAATTATCAGATTTATAATGTAGGTTCAGGTAAACCAGTTAGTATTGCTGGTATTGCGCAACTTCTTATAAAACTCTTAAAAGTTAAAGACCTTAAACCAGAGATAACATTTAAATTTAGAAAGGGAGATGTCAGACATTGTTACGCTGATACAACAAAAATAAAGAAAGATATAGGTTTTGTGCCTAAGGTTTCTTTTGAGGAAGGGTTAAAAAGACTTATTGATTGGTCAAAAACTGCAAAATCAGAAGATAAGTTTATAAAAGCATCTAATGAGTTGAAAAAGAGAGGACTAATTTAA
- a CDS encoding SDR family oxidoreductase: MDKKKVFISGGAGFLGSFLCGHYLKNNCEVWCMDNFITSSRDNIEEYLNDRNFTFIEKDVIDFTPENMPTDFNYVYHLASPASPPDYFKFPFETLRVNSIGTENCLKLALSSGAAFLYSSTSEVYGDPLIPVQNEEYWGNVNSIGVRSVYDEGKRYGEAITMAYNRKYNLNTHIVRIFNTYGPRMRLNDGRVIPNFIHQSLSNQSFTIYGDGKQTRSFCYVDDLIKGITLLIEKDYHLPVNLGNPGEFTVIELAELIQKLQNKKSNMVFMAPLEDDPKRRRPDISKAKELLGWQPKVALEEGLRKTLDYFQEKILNTKQEEK, from the coding sequence ATGGATAAGAAAAAAGTCTTTATTAGTGGAGGTGCAGGTTTTCTTGGAAGTTTTCTTTGCGGACATTATTTGAAGAACAACTGTGAGGTCTGGTGTATGGATAATTTTATTACCAGTAGCAGAGATAATATTGAAGAATATTTAAACGATAGAAACTTTACTTTTATTGAAAAAGATGTCATAGATTTTACTCCAGAAAATATGCCTACAGATTTTAATTATGTTTACCATCTTGCAAGTCCAGCTTCACCTCCCGACTATTTTAAATTTCCTTTTGAAACCTTGAGAGTAAATTCTATTGGAACAGAAAATTGTCTTAAGCTTGCCCTCTCTTCTGGTGCTGCGTTCTTATATTCTTCTACTTCAGAAGTTTACGGTGACCCTTTAATACCAGTACAGAATGAAGAATATTGGGGTAACGTTAATTCAATTGGAGTCCGTTCTGTATATGATGAAGGGAAAAGATATGGTGAAGCAATAACTATGGCTTACAACAGGAAATACAATTTGAATACCCATATTGTAAGGATTTTTAATACTTATGGTCCTCGTATGAGGTTAAACGATGGTAGGGTTATTCCTAACTTTATACACCAATCTTTATCAAATCAATCTTTCACTATTTATGGAGACGGTAAGCAGACTAGAAGTTTTTGTTACGTTGATGACCTTATAAAAGGTATAACCTTATTGATAGAAAAAGATTATCATCTCCCAGTAAATCTTGGAAATCCAGGAGAATTTACTGTTATAGAGTTGGCTGAATTGATACAGAAACTACAAAACAAAAAATCAAATATGGTGTTTATGGCACCTCTCGAAGACGATCCTAAACGACGCCGACCAGATATAAGTAAAGCCAAGGAGTTGTTGGGTTGGCAACCAAAAGTGGCTCTTGAAGAAGGTCTTAGAAAAACCTTAGATTATTTTCAAGAGAAAATTCTTAACACCAAACAGGAGGAAAAGTGA